The DNA region CCCCGGCGCGCATGCCCGGCGCGGCCACCGGCAGCAGGCCCGTGAAGGCGTCCTGCTCGATGGGCAGCAGGGTGCGCACGTGGCCCATCACGTCGTCCACGGCCTCGGATCCCGTGATCGCCGCGACCTTCGGGTGGCGCTCCATGATCTTCTCCGGGCGCTCGCCCAGGCATCCGGTCACGATCACCTTGCCGGTCGCTTCCAGCGCCTCGCCGATGGCGCTGAGGCTCTCCTCGACCGCCGGGGTGATGAAGCCGCAGGTATTCACGATCACGGCGTCCGCGTCCTCATAGCTGGGCGCGACCTCGTACCCCTCGAAGCGCAGCTGGGTCAGAATCCGCTCGCTGTCCACCAGCGCCTTCGGGCAGCCCAACGAAATAAAGCCTACCCGCCGCCCCGTCTGAGTGCCCGCCTGCGGGGGCTGTACCGTCACGTCCGTCATGTTCCTCCTTATCCCGCGCGCCGCACCCGCAGGTCATGCGGGGGCGCGGCGGTTCCAGCCGGACAGTGTACAGGGCGGGGGCGGGCAGGGGAGAGAGGCAGGTTACAGGGCCAGACGCAATCTTGAGGAACACGATGCCGTGAACCTGCTCCCCGTACACTCCCCTACGTGGGGAATCCTCTGCTGGAATTCGGCATTCTCGTGCTGCTGCTCATCCTGAACGGCTTTTTCTCGGCGTCTGAACTGGGCGTCGTGTCGGCGCGGCGTTCGCGCCTGGAGGCGGCGGCTCAGCGTGGCGAGCGCGGCGCGGGCGCGGCCGCCGCGCTGGGCCGGGAGCCGGGCGCCTTTCTGGCGACCGTGCAGATCGGCATCACCCTGATCGGCACGGTGAGCGCCGTATTTGCCGGCGGCACCCTGACGAGTTATATGGAAGGCCTGCTGCGTCCCGTTCTGGGCGATTCGGCGGGCGCGGCGGCCAGCGTGGCGGTCGTGCTGCTGGTCACGTTCCTGTCGCTGGTGCTGGGCGAACTCGCGCCGAAGAACATCGCTCTACGAAACCCCGAGGCCCTCGCCGCGCGGGTCGCGCCGTTCTTCGCGGGCCTGAGCCGGGTGGCGCGGCCGGTCGTGTGGCTGCTGGACGTGACTACGCGCGGCCTGCTGGCACTGCTCGGCATCCGGGGGCAGCCGCCCGAGGTGATCACCGAGGACGACGTGCGGGCCGTGGTCTCGCAGGCCGCGCAGAGCGGATCGCTCGAACACACCGAGCAGGCGCGGATCTCGTCCGTGCTGCGCTTCAACGACCGCCGCGTGCGCGACCTGATGACGCCGCGCGGACAGGCGGTGACCCTCTCCCTGACGTCCGGCACGCCGGAGGTCGCCGCGCAGGTGCTCGCGGCCGGGCATGACACCTACCCGGTGCGGGATCACGCAGGCGAGATCAGCGGACTCCTGACGGTGCTGGACGTGCTGCGCGCCGTGCAGGGTCAGCAGGAACTGGCCGCGCTGGTGCGCCCTGCGCTCTACCTGCCCGAGGGCGCGTGGGCGGAGGACGCCCTGACCCGCCTGGAACGCGGGGGCACGCGCCTCGCGGTGGTCGTGGACGAGTACGGGGCGTTCAGCGGCCTGATCAGCCTGACCGATCTGCTGTCCGAATTCTCCGGCACCGACACGGCCCTGCCGGACGATGGCCGGCTGGTGCGCCGCGAGGACGGCTCGTATCTCGCGGACGGCGCGCTGCCCATCCACGACCTGCGCGGGGTGCTGCCCCTGCCCGCCCTGCCACGCGAGGACTTCAGCACCCTGGCCGGGTACGTGCTCGCCGTGCTGGGCGACTTTCCACAGGTGGGTACGGTCCTGGACATCGAGGGCTGGACGCTGGAGGTCATGGACATGGACGGCCCGCGCATCGACCGGCTGCTGCTGCGCCCGCCCGCGTCGCCCCAGGCACCAGCCACCGAATCACGCACCCCGACGGGCGCTTAGACCGGCGCGGCCCCCTCCGCTGCGGACGCGGTACACTGCCCGACATCATGAATGCGAAGGTCATTGTCGTCACATCTGGCAAGGGTGGCGTGGGAAAGACCACGACCACCGCGAACATCGGGGCGGCCCTCGCCAAGCTGGGCGAGAAGGTCGCGGTCATCGACGTGGACGTCGGCCTGCGCAACCTCGACGTCGTCATGGGCCTGGAGTCGCGCGTGGTCTTCGACCTGGTGGACGTGCTGGAAGGCAAGTGCCGCATGAGCCAGGCGCTGATCCGCGACAAGCGCGTCGAGAACCTGTACCTGCTCCCGGCCAGCCAGACGCGCGACAAGGACGCCCTGGATCCCGAGGTCTTCAAGGGCGTCGTCCGGGATCTGGTCGCGAACGAGGGCTTCGACCGCATCCTGATCGACTCGCCGGCCGGCATCGAGTCCGGGTTCCGCACCGCCGCCGCCCCGGCCGAGGGCGCGCTGGTCGTCGTGAACCCCGAGGTGTCGAGCGTCCGTGACGCCGACCGCATCATCGGACTGCTCGAGGCGCAGCAGGTCAGCGAGATCCGGCTGGTCATCAACCGCCTGCGGCCCAAGATGGTCGCCTCCGGGAACATGCTCTCGGAGGCCGACATCCTCGACATCCTGGGCGTCAAACCGATTGGCATCGTGCCCGAGGACGAGGGCATCATCGTCTCGACCAACGTGGGCGAGCCCGCCGTGCTCGGCAAGACCCGCGCCGGCATGGCCTTCATGGATACCGCCCGGCGCCTGAAGGGGGAAGACGTGCCGTACCCCAAGTTCGACGACGATGCCGGGTTCATGGCCACCCTGCGCCGCTGGTTCGGGGGCGCCTGAGATGTTCTCCTGGATGAAGCGGGGCCGCACCAAGGAAACCCTGAAAGACCGCCTGGAACTGGTGCTCGCCTACGACCGCGCCCAGATTCCGCCCGGCAAGGTCGATGCCCTGCGCAACGACCTGCTGGAGGTCGTGAAAAGGTACTTCCCGACCGGGAACAGCAGCATCGAGATCGAGCAGCGCGGCGACATGGTCGTCCTGATGGCGAACATCCCGATCGACGAGCGCGGCACGCCGACCCGTCCGCGCTGAGCGCCCACAGCGCTCCCCAACCTCGCTAACCTCTTTCACCTGCCCAAGCCGTAGCCTGGGCGGGTGACTGTGCTGGCCTGGGGTTCTTTGTGAAATACGATCTGCGCTTTCCGTTCATCATCGCGGCGCTGCTGGTGGTCGGCCTGATGACCGTCAGCACGGCCGCGCTGGCCCCCGGCGCGGCGGGCGGCATCCTGACCAAGCAGATGCTGGGTGTGTTGCTGGCCGCCGCTCCTATTGGGCTGCTGCTGTGGGCGGGTCGCGACCGCGTGTATGCTTTCGCGCCCTACCTGTACGGGTTCGCGCTGCTGCTCC from Deinococcus sp. KSM4-11 includes:
- a CDS encoding hemolysin family protein, whose amino-acid sequence is MGNPLLEFGILVLLLILNGFFSASELGVVSARRSRLEAAAQRGERGAGAAAALGREPGAFLATVQIGITLIGTVSAVFAGGTLTSYMEGLLRPVLGDSAGAAASVAVVLLVTFLSLVLGELAPKNIALRNPEALAARVAPFFAGLSRVARPVVWLLDVTTRGLLALLGIRGQPPEVITEDDVRAVVSQAAQSGSLEHTEQARISSVLRFNDRRVRDLMTPRGQAVTLSLTSGTPEVAAQVLAAGHDTYPVRDHAGEISGLLTVLDVLRAVQGQQELAALVRPALYLPEGAWAEDALTRLERGGTRLAVVVDEYGAFSGLISLTDLLSEFSGTDTALPDDGRLVRREDGSYLADGALPIHDLRGVLPLPALPREDFSTLAGYVLAVLGDFPQVGTVLDIEGWTLEVMDMDGPRIDRLLLRPPASPQAPATESRTPTGA
- the minD gene encoding septum site-determining protein MinD codes for the protein MNAKVIVVTSGKGGVGKTTTTANIGAALAKLGEKVAVIDVDVGLRNLDVVMGLESRVVFDLVDVLEGKCRMSQALIRDKRVENLYLLPASQTRDKDALDPEVFKGVVRDLVANEGFDRILIDSPAGIESGFRTAAAPAEGALVVVNPEVSSVRDADRIIGLLEAQQVSEIRLVINRLRPKMVASGNMLSEADILDILGVKPIGIVPEDEGIIVSTNVGEPAVLGKTRAGMAFMDTARRLKGEDVPYPKFDDDAGFMATLRRWFGGA
- the minE gene encoding cell division topological specificity factor MinE, with translation MFSWMKRGRTKETLKDRLELVLAYDRAQIPPGKVDALRNDLLEVVKRYFPTGNSSIEIEQRGDMVVLMANIPIDERGTPTRPR